Proteins encoded by one window of Synergistaceae bacterium:
- a CDS encoding CTP synthase, with amino-acid sequence MAKYVFVTGGVVSSLGKGITAASLGVLLKKRGFRVSIIKLDPYLNVDAGTMNPFQHGEVFVTDDGAETDLDLGHYERFIDESLCADNNVTTGKVYSTVIAKERRGDYLGGTVQVIPHITSEIQGRILRIGDKSDIVIAEIGGTVGDIEGQPFLEAIRQMASRVGRDNVLYCHVTLVPWLEAAREMKTKPTQHSVQELRRIGILPQILVCRSHFPIEDGMRDKMALFCNVPPDAVIQVLDEPTIYRVPLSLYEQGFDKLVLKGLSMESRDEPDLSDWERVASGFCNPSGEVEVAVVGKYANHKDAYLSVVEALHHAGIHHDVRVRIRSVEAEAIEATGAADLLEGAHGILVPGGFGARGIEGKISAARYARENGIPFFGLCLGMQAAVVEFARHVCGLPGAHSSEIDPGCSNPVIHLMEDQKKLGDLGGTMRLGAYPCTLAGYGKAAAAYGVSCVSERHRHRYEFNNDYRKRLEEKGMLIAGVYEEKNLVEIVELKDHPWFVGVQFHPEFRSRPVKPHPLFMGFVGEAVKMCRSDYEEDEK; translated from the coding sequence ATGGCGAAGTACGTGTTTGTCACCGGCGGGGTGGTATCCTCGCTGGGAAAGGGGATAACCGCCGCTTCCCTGGGGGTGCTTCTGAAAAAAAGGGGTTTTCGCGTGTCCATAATCAAGCTGGATCCATATCTAAACGTGGATGCCGGCACGATGAACCCCTTTCAGCACGGAGAGGTCTTCGTCACGGACGACGGAGCGGAGACGGACCTTGATCTTGGGCACTACGAGCGTTTCATCGACGAGTCACTGTGCGCGGACAACAACGTGACCACCGGCAAGGTCTACTCCACCGTGATAGCCAAGGAACGGCGGGGCGACTACCTTGGGGGCACCGTGCAGGTGATACCCCATATCACTAGCGAGATCCAGGGGCGGATCCTCCGCATCGGGGATAAGAGCGACATAGTGATAGCCGAGATAGGAGGCACGGTGGGGGACATAGAGGGGCAGCCCTTCCTGGAGGCGATCAGGCAGATGGCCTCCAGGGTGGGCAGGGACAACGTGCTCTACTGCCACGTGACACTGGTGCCGTGGCTGGAGGCCGCACGCGAGATGAAGACGAAGCCCACCCAGCACAGCGTCCAAGAGCTGAGGCGCATAGGCATCCTGCCTCAGATCCTGGTCTGCCGCTCTCACTTCCCCATCGAGGACGGGATGCGCGACAAGATGGCTCTCTTCTGCAACGTTCCCCCGGACGCCGTGATACAGGTGCTCGACGAGCCGACGATATACAGGGTTCCACTGAGCCTGTACGAGCAGGGGTTCGACAAGCTCGTGCTCAAGGGGCTGTCGATGGAGTCACGCGACGAGCCGGACCTGTCCGATTGGGAGAGGGTTGCCTCCGGCTTCTGCAACCCGTCGGGCGAGGTGGAGGTGGCCGTGGTCGGAAAGTACGCCAACCACAAAGATGCCTACCTGAGCGTCGTCGAGGCTCTGCACCACGCCGGGATACACCACGACGTGCGGGTCAGGATCCGCTCCGTCGAGGCCGAGGCTATCGAGGCGACGGGGGCGGCCGACCTCCTGGAGGGCGCGCACGGTATACTCGTCCCCGGCGGCTTCGGGGCTCGCGGTATCGAGGGAAAGATCTCCGCGGCTCGCTACGCGCGAGAGAACGGAATACCCTTTTTCGGCCTGTGCCTCGGGATGCAGGCGGCGGTGGTGGAATTCGCGAGGCACGTCTGCGGACTTCCCGGAGCTCATAGCTCGGAGATCGACCCCGGATGCTCTAACCCTGTGATACACTTAATGGAGGATCAGAAAAAGCTCGGCGACCTGGGCGGAACGATGCGCCTCGGAGCCTATCCCTGCACCCTCGCGGGGTACGGCAAGGCTGCCGCTGCCTACGGCGTTTCATGTGTTAGCGAGCGCCACAGGCACAGGTACGAGTTCAACAACGACTACAGAAAGCGCCTTGAGGAAAAGGGGATGCTGATCGCCGGCGTCTACGAGGAGAAGAACCTGGTGGAGATCGTGGAGTTGAAGGATCATCCCTGGTTTGTCGGCGTTCAGTTTCATCCGGAGTTCCGCTCCCGGCCGGTGAAGCCCCACCCGCTGTTCATGGGCTTCGTGGGCGAGGCGGTGAAAATGTGTCGATCGGACTACGAGGAGGATGAGAAATAA
- a CDS encoding LysM peptidoglycan-binding domain-containing M23 family metallopeptidase yields the protein MRKRNSPSPFGVFGSSERGKRRVYLSTLAKKKKRMTAGRLGCYLAIFVMLAASAMLVLEATDRTVGTAWGGLVDSPSPEDFVLPASGFIVIEMSDSFIEEGDLEGEIDLGFLFSSRGVCVEPCLLPVKGEDTPQKRPAAPENADTYDGVVAAECRSAAEFNWPFSRFLGGGVGDMPFTSKSVTTAGESGFEFPEHLVQKGGQYGGSGLGSGFGVSRMTVFQPRSPGGLSMGDSSFATINGALFANSAVSCSPFSKGGAKAAGDPADSYASDYETVILSVGEDGEKALLLDEEDLGEESEEVVLAKVDVLWTEHVVKLGQTLSDIAMAHGVSINDIMKANELKNANRLSEKQILLIPNDSSAVEATLEQVLTRKARLVAAREKVLPIKITAYVVAEGDSLWSISNSQNLEIDTLIGCNNLNNINVIRPGITLRVPNQDGIFYKVKKGDALAGIAKKFSITVERIKEANGKDAEPLVADKEIFLPGARPETTQAKGSAGKVTAASRNYRWPVVGKINSPFGWRRHPITRRRDFHTGIDIKSPRGRAIHASKAGVVEYSGWMGGYGKVVVIKHNDGNSTLYAHCSTLSVRKGQKIAQGQAIATVGTTGRTTGPHLHFEIRRGKSPVNPLGLLK from the coding sequence TTGAGGAAGCGGAACTCACCCTCGCCCTTTGGGGTATTCGGCAGCTCGGAGAGAGGTAAAAGAAGGGTCTACCTGTCGACCCTTGCCAAGAAGAAAAAACGAATGACGGCGGGACGGCTTGGCTGCTACTTGGCGATTTTCGTGATGCTGGCGGCGTCCGCCATGCTGGTGCTGGAGGCGACCGACCGCACGGTGGGCACAGCTTGGGGCGGCCTTGTGGATTCGCCCTCACCGGAGGACTTCGTCCTCCCGGCCTCGGGCTTCATAGTTATCGAGATGTCGGACTCATTCATCGAAGAGGGGGATTTGGAGGGCGAGATCGACCTCGGTTTCCTGTTCTCCTCGAGGGGGGTGTGCGTCGAGCCCTGCCTGCTTCCCGTCAAGGGTGAGGATACGCCCCAAAAGAGGCCGGCGGCTCCGGAGAACGCCGACACGTATGATGGCGTAGTCGCTGCGGAGTGTCGTTCGGCCGCGGAGTTCAACTGGCCTTTCTCCAGGTTCTTAGGAGGGGGCGTCGGCGACATGCCCTTCACCTCCAAGAGTGTCACGACCGCCGGTGAAAGCGGCTTCGAATTCCCCGAGCACCTCGTCCAAAAGGGCGGGCAGTACGGAGGCTCGGGCCTTGGCTCCGGCTTCGGGGTCTCCAGGATGACAGTATTCCAGCCCCGTTCGCCCGGCGGGCTGAGCATGGGGGACAGTTCGTTCGCCACGATCAACGGAGCGTTGTTCGCGAACTCGGCGGTCTCCTGCTCCCCATTCTCCAAGGGAGGCGCCAAGGCAGCCGGAGATCCGGCGGACTCCTACGCGTCCGACTACGAAACTGTCATCCTTAGCGTAGGCGAGGACGGGGAGAAGGCTCTCCTGTTGGACGAGGAGGACCTTGGAGAGGAGAGCGAGGAGGTCGTTCTGGCCAAGGTCGACGTGCTCTGGACGGAGCACGTGGTCAAGCTGGGACAGACCCTGTCGGATATAGCTATGGCCCACGGGGTGTCTATAAACGATATAATGAAGGCCAACGAGCTTAAAAACGCCAACAGGCTTTCCGAGAAGCAGATCCTGCTTATACCCAACGACAGTTCCGCAGTCGAGGCCACTCTGGAGCAGGTGCTCACGAGGAAGGCTCGGCTTGTCGCGGCCCGCGAGAAGGTCCTGCCGATCAAGATAACGGCCTACGTCGTCGCGGAGGGCGATAGCCTCTGGTCGATCTCCAACTCGCAGAACCTGGAGATAGACACTCTCATCGGCTGCAACAACCTGAACAATATCAACGTGATCCGTCCCGGCATCACCCTTCGCGTGCCCAACCAGGACGGCATATTCTACAAGGTGAAAAAGGGAGACGCCCTGGCGGGAATAGCGAAAAAGTTCTCGATCACGGTCGAGAGGATAAAGGAGGCCAACGGAAAGGACGCGGAGCCTCTTGTCGCTGACAAGGAGATCTTCCTCCCGGGCGCTAGGCCGGAGACCACCCAGGCGAAGGGTTCCGCCGGAAAGGTCACCGCGGCATCCAGAAATTACAGATGGCCGGTGGTGGGCAAGATCAACAGCCCGTTTGGCTGGAGGCGCCATCCGATCACTCGTCGCCGCGACTTCCACACCGGCATCGATATCAAGTCTCCCAGGGGCAGGGCCATCCATGCCTCAAAGGCGGGAGTCGTCGAATACTCCGGCTGGATGGGAGGATACGGTAAGGTCGTGGTCATCAAGCACAACGACGGAAACTCCACTCTGTACGCCCACTGCAGCACCCTTTCCGTGCGAAAGGGGCAGAAGATAGCCCAGGGGCAGGCGATAGCCACCGTCGGAACCACCGGCAGGACCACGGGACCTCACCTCCACTTCGAGATCCGCAGGGGTAAGAGCCCGGTTAATCCGCTCGGGCTGTTGAAATAG
- a CDS encoding transcription termination factor Rho, which translates to MSSDNTVLAEASENTTGATAQRTAQLRPEPDEPSRLPPKPRHTYGHLAGLLNPELRKIAKEMGVIGFSSLRKDDLIIAILRAQAEELNYRFGGGTLEVLQEGYGFLRPKGLLPSDHDVYVSASQVRRFGLRNGDVIWGLVRPPRDSEHYEALLRVEMVNFSDPEAARRRPHFNSITPIFPNEKIVLETDPREISTRLVDLFAPIGKGQRALLVSPPKAGKTTLLKKIANSVTTNFPDVIVMVLLIDERPEEVTDMTRSVDGEIIASTFDRPSDEHLRVANLALEKAKRLVEVGKDVVLLLDSITRLARASNLVVPPSGRTLSGGMDPAALYFPKRFFGAARNIEEGGSLTIIGTALVDTGSRMDEVIYEEFKGTGNMELHLSRKLSEQRIFPAIDIVKSGTRHEELLFDEDELSRLWLLRRRIVNVDEAGALNLIIDKLKQSPTNRDFLLTIKKG; encoded by the coding sequence ATGTCATCCGATAATACCGTTTTAGCCGAGGCATCGGAGAACACCACCGGTGCAACGGCTCAGAGAACCGCCCAGCTCAGGCCGGAGCCGGACGAGCCGTCCAGGCTTCCGCCCAAGCCGAGGCATACATACGGTCACCTGGCCGGCCTGCTAAACCCCGAGCTTCGAAAGATCGCGAAGGAGATGGGGGTCATCGGTTTTTCCTCGCTGCGCAAGGATGACCTCATCATCGCGATACTCAGGGCGCAGGCCGAGGAGCTGAACTACCGCTTCGGCGGGGGCACGCTCGAGGTCCTGCAGGAGGGGTACGGCTTCCTTCGCCCGAAGGGGCTGTTGCCGAGCGATCACGACGTCTACGTCTCCGCATCGCAGGTTCGCCGTTTCGGCCTCAGGAACGGCGACGTGATATGGGGGCTCGTACGCCCGCCGCGCGACTCGGAGCACTACGAGGCTCTGCTGAGGGTGGAGATGGTCAACTTCTCCGACCCGGAGGCGGCGCGCAGGAGGCCGCATTTCAACTCGATCACACCCATCTTTCCCAACGAGAAGATAGTGCTTGAGACGGACCCGAGGGAGATTTCCACTCGCCTGGTGGATCTTTTTGCGCCCATAGGCAAGGGGCAGAGGGCGCTTCTGGTCTCGCCGCCGAAGGCGGGAAAGACCACCCTCCTGAAGAAGATAGCCAACTCGGTGACGACCAACTTCCCGGATGTCATCGTCATGGTGTTGCTGATAGACGAGCGGCCGGAGGAGGTCACCGACATGACCCGCTCGGTGGACGGGGAGATTATCGCCTCCACCTTCGACAGGCCGTCGGACGAGCATCTCAGGGTGGCCAACCTGGCCCTGGAGAAGGCGAAGCGACTGGTGGAGGTTGGCAAGGACGTCGTTCTGCTGCTGGACTCGATAACACGCCTGGCGAGGGCGTCCAACCTGGTGGTGCCTCCTTCCGGGAGAACCCTTTCGGGAGGAATGGACCCGGCGGCTCTCTACTTCCCGAAGCGCTTCTTCGGCGCCGCGCGGAATATAGAGGAGGGCGGAAGCCTGACGATAATCGGCACGGCTCTGGTCGACACGGGCAGCCGCATGGACGAGGTGATATACGAGGAATTCAAGGGCACGGGCAACATGGAGCTTCATCTTTCCAGGAAGCTATCGGAGCAACGTATCTTCCCCGCCATCGACATAGTGAAGTCGGGCACAAGGCACGAGGAGCTGCTGTTCGACGAGGACGAGCTCAGCCGCCTATGGCTGCTGCGGCGACGCATTGTAAATGTCGACGAAGCGGGGGCGCTCAACCTGATAATCGATAAGCTGAAACAGTCTCCCACCAACAGGGACTTCCTGTTGACCATCAAGAAAGGGTAG
- a CDS encoding DUF4392 domain-containing protein, protein MSLLDRVRRVIASDRSGRGVGPLLRAEHLRDACDLLWSAASVVIVTGFFVPARGAPETDGPGGAVMLGRALSRLGKGVLLFTDPLCLEAVEACSRSVGGPEVRCAESGSEVLESRPSLLVYLERLGRAADGRYYNMRSEDISDFTCPLDDAAAVAMDGGIPVLAVGDGGNEAGMGILHEALSASLPGYAKCLSVTPSTVAVPTDVSDWGGYALAALMSARNREWIGPGESEIDEMLAALVDAGAVDGVTRACAPTVDGFEADVHREVVRFLRGIAAEIAGDPA, encoded by the coding sequence GTGTCTCTCCTCGACCGAGTCCGTCGCGTGATCGCCTCCGACAGGTCCGGCAGGGGGGTGGGGCCTCTTCTGAGGGCGGAACACCTTCGCGACGCCTGCGATCTCCTGTGGAGTGCGGCCTCGGTCGTGATCGTGACAGGGTTCTTCGTGCCCGCCCGCGGTGCGCCGGAGACCGATGGCCCCGGAGGGGCGGTCATGCTTGGGCGAGCCCTCTCCCGTCTCGGGAAGGGAGTGCTGCTGTTCACGGATCCCCTGTGCCTGGAGGCGGTCGAGGCCTGCTCCCGCTCCGTCGGCGGGCCGGAGGTCCGTTGCGCGGAGAGCGGTTCGGAGGTGCTCGAGTCGCGACCGTCGCTGCTGGTCTACCTCGAACGATTGGGACGGGCCGCGGACGGGAGGTACTACAACATGCGCTCGGAGGACATCTCGGACTTCACCTGTCCCCTGGACGATGCCGCGGCGGTCGCCATGGACGGGGGGATCCCGGTGCTGGCGGTGGGGGACGGGGGAAACGAGGCGGGCATGGGCATCCTCCACGAGGCCCTGTCGGCTTCTCTCCCGGGCTACGCAAAGTGTCTCTCCGTCACCCCCTCGACGGTGGCGGTGCCGACGGACGTGTCCGATTGGGGCGGTTACGCGCTGGCGGCCCTGATGTCAGCGAGAAACCGAGAGTGGATCGGACCCGGGGAGAGCGAGATCGACGAGATGCTGGCCGCTCTTGTCGATGCCGGTGCCGTCGACGGGGTGACCCGCGCCTGCGCGCCGACGGTGGACGGTTTCGAGGCGGACGTCCACAGGGAGGTCGTCCGGTTCCTGAGGGGCATTGCCGCCGAAATAGCGGGGGACCCTGCATAA